In Cryptomeria japonica chromosome 1, Sugi_1.0, whole genome shotgun sequence, the sequence TTCAAGTACATCAAGGAAAGGGCAAATTTGCGACATGAGGATGATAGAAAATCAAGATGTACATCAAGCTATACATTTCGAAGTGAAAGAATTCAGGAATAAACTGAGGTGGCATCCTAATCATCATCTAACCTATCAAATTGTGCCACATCAATAtgtccaaatacattgaacctgttTCATCTAAACATGGAGATAGTGACGCATAGCATTGCATTGGAGTTCGTTCATCATACCTAACCTCAATTCCTATTGGTTAGAATTTAGTGAGAAAGACATGTGTCCTATGTGATGTAATGATCTCATTGGTCAAGAAAAGAGTTTGTtatagcaaaccctaattagggtttcattttcagATCTTGGTCATTGATTTGAGAATCAATCTAAGCCTTCAAAATGTAATGggacctctatataaggctcaacctTCTCATTGTGAAGAATAATAGAGAATAGTGAATAGCGGATCAATAGTTAGaagtagaagtagagtaggaggaagCTTGTAATTGTCGTCAAGTTATGTTGAAATCAATTCAATACTTTCGTTGAAGTTGTGGATGTTTgtgttgtgtttctacattttgcatggttcCTTGTTACTTCTCAAATTTAGATAAAGTTCATTGATCAAGGTGGATGCCTACAAAGATAttgtgatgaattccttggttcatgctttttgaagtttgttgattgtaagctacaatgtaaagttagcttgaaccccgttattgtgctaagttcgattgtggatacttATTCAAGTTGTGCCAGCATTGGGTATTTGGGTGATGTATTCGCAGTGTGAAAATCTtccatttccttagaagattgcatcaatcTTGTGTAGTTGTCTTCATGGCGAAACAAGGCTTGATTTGAGTGAGTTTGTCTATTTAAGTAATATCTATCATCACCATCGATCTTAGGAGTAGCGTATTCTTTCTAAACACTTCATCCTTTTGCCCTTTTATTCCAAAGTAAGTTTAAGATTCCGCGTTCTAGCAAACTTCAAGCAAAatataagtccccttgtgattccaacaaaatcaatctaccCACCTAAAGTATTGGAACCTTGGAGTAGTCTTGTTTGATCATATAGTTTAGCATCTGAGGGgtttttgttcaagagaggatagaatacttagtagtttattatgtgttgcatggtgtcataaaaaacacatcaacattgcAATCATCAAAACAATTTTGTCAAAACCATGCAAATAAGACAAAAAGACAGTCTACAAAGTATAAAGAAGTTGAAGCACTCTAGATTCACGAGTTCCATTAATTTAAGACTCTCAAGCTCCTCTCTGACATCTTGTAATTCATGTTCATAAATACCTGCAAGAGAGATCATTGCAAACAATTTGTCCTTGGTGTTTTGTTGTTTTTTGACAATCGATTGAAATGAGATTATATTGCTTACCCATGAGTCTCAAAGGAGTTATATGATTAAGAAACGTGAGCAGTTGAGGGGCTTGTGTGGTGTTTGGACATTGCTGTTGGTAAAAGATGTGTACATGAAAGCCTCTACAAGGCAGAATACCTTTGTAATAGCTCATCAGAGTGgcttgaagaggagaagaggagattCCTCTGGAGTTTCCTCTCATTTTGGATTTCTGCAAGTCAATTAAAGTTGTCTACTTTTAATGTTTGTTGTATGTTCTCTACATGGTCTGTGCATGCTTTCATTTCATGTCGTTTGCATTCGACAACACTAGAGTTGGCGCATAAAGCTCATTTTTCCTAGATTCTATAATTACAGCAATCACTTAATCAGCCAATGCATAGTAAGGCTGAGTAAGACTCATATTGATAAATTATGTAATTAACCATTGATAGATTATGCAATTGATCATTCACATTGATTATAATTCATATTATGAATAAAATGATAGCAgaaaaaatgaaacaaagataatgcaACTTTTAAGTTTGCAATGTGCGTACACAATTGTGGAGTATTAAAATACTTACCATGTACTATTGTAACCTCTATACAGTTAATAAAGCTTCACCATTAGGCTAACCCAGTCGTATAATCTTAAGTATCTTATGGACAAATGAAAATGAATAAACGAGAAACAGATTGAATGCAAAACAAAAGCAAGCAAAAACAGACAGAACCCCCAAACAAACATAATTTAGAGCCAGAGATACAACAGATCCAAATGGTTGTTACAATGTTATACCTAATATTAAAAATAGCTTCAAATTGAGAAAGATAAAATGTTAAAAGACAACTTTCTTTCActtcactttttaaaaaaaattgtttaagtTTGTGACAAAGCACCAACCAAAAGCTATGAGATATTATACTAGACTGAAAGTCAGTTTTGTTACCCCACACGAGATTATTGAAAGTTGGGTACAATTTCTTCAAGTGTCAACTATAATACTATTTATACTGGCCAGAATTCAGTCTAGTCGCTTACTCCCTATTAATCAATATCTGCAGACAATCAGTAGGGTACACTTTCTAGGCCTATAACTATTGCTTGTCTTATGATTTTCTTAATAAGCTCATGTTGACCAGTCAACACCAATCTTCTGTTCCACAAATAGAAGTTATATTTATCATCACATTTGTGTACAATACATGTAACTAaacatcattttttatttaaattaaattacatGTCAGCCAATAAAACAACACATTTGACTGACTCTTCTTGGATCTGTCAGATATCAGTTACGTTATAGTGTAGAGGAAATATTGATTGATATTTTCTGCAAAAATATTGATAAATAGTTTCTGCAGCATACCATAAATAATGTCATCAGAATTGACCACAACCTACTCGGAAAGAGCACCAGAGAAACAAAATGTGCCTGATTACAATTGGAACTCAAGTAGAGTGCAAGCACTCTGTCTAGTTATCAAAAAAATCACATTGTAtttacaaaatttaaatttcaaatttaaagaaaatgTGAGGCAAACAACTCTGTAAGAATAactttacaaaattacacaaaCCTGACAGTTTAGAAGTTACAAATAAAGTTGTCTGAATATAAATACAATCTGGCATACAAATGCCAAGCTGCAAGTGCAGAATACTTGGTACGTATGGCACTATGTATACACACAAAAAGACTCTCCTCGGCTTAGTGAATCCAAAGTTAGCTCAGACAGAATCTGCCACTTTCTGACGGTTACTATCCTGGACTGAAGTAGATTGTCATAGATAACATGACAACAGTTACCTATATcttttaaacataaaaaaaatacagCTCATTACCAAATGAGACATCAAACAAACATCAATCAACTGTATCTTAATGCAGCATGCATCACTTTGCCTGTCTATGCAAGCTTCGGTAACTTTCAGCTACAAAGGTTTTTTAAAATATCACCTATcatttctacctctatctctctgaTGGCATGGAAAGTTTCCTAATCTGCTCCTGCAGCTTTTTACATAATCTGCAAATCTCAACATCAGATCCATAAGTATTAGCTATTTCAACAACAGCATTACAATGGCGTTCTTCCTGAGTAAGCATTAAAGGTGGTGCTGGAGGCTGAAGAAAAGGATGTTCTAGCAACTGAGGGATTCGTAACCGTTCATTCCGATTCCAAGCTAAACATTTTTTCATAATATCTAGAAGTGCTGGGTTAGAAACAGGGCCATATGTGATCTTGTGATCTTTGTTTGTTATCTCTTTGTATTTTGCCCAAAAGGTTTTGAAATCTGCAAAGGGTGTCCTTCCATATACCATTTGGTATAGAATACAACCAAGTGACCAAATATCAGAAGGTCGCCCACATTTTATTATGTTTCCATTCTCATCCTCATCGTTGCATAAAAATGCCTCTGGAGACATGTAATTTAATGTGCCAACCTGCATTTTTAGGATTTCTAGGAGGTCAGCCATATAGTAACTGGCATTTACTTAAATTTTTAAAGCACATTGGTATTCTGAAAcataaaagaaagaagaatgagaataagATTTTCTCTCAAACCTGTGACTCCCTCTGAATATTGGTAGTGTCATTTTGTATTGCCTTAGCAATCCCAAAGTCAATCAGCTTTAGTACACCTTTTACCAAAAGAAAATTGGCAGGCTTTAAATCTGAATGGACAATACGTTCCTCATGTATTGTATTAACAGCCTTGAGAATTTGCTGAAAACAAATTATGATGCAAATCAAAAACAAGCTCCAATTAAGATTTCTGAATCACAAGGAATACTAAGAAGCAAAAATTATATTTCTGTTAGACAAAAAGGAAAAAATACACTAGTAAAAGTTTCAGACGTCTTTATACCTATTACAAATTTACATGCAAGGTAGCAAATGCATAAAAAATGAGGGAATCCAGAATCATATGTATGGCAACTTGACAAATGTACCAACTTCAAAACAACCTAGGTAAGCTTGAAACTTCAAACACATTTTCGAGTCCAATAGCAAAGCAGTAAAAGAATGGCATGCATGGCACGGAATGGCAAGCAGCATCGGGTGAATATCTGCTAACCCTCCTCCCATATCTGATACTGAGTATAGAGCACTTTTGCTATCATTCACAAGTATCACTCCATGACTTTACTTCAGTTCTGACTTAAACATGTTTAGATGAATAAGAGTACATCGATACAAGGTTAGTAATCCATCGATTCTATACATAAATTGCTCATATTCTTTGCTCACCAGAACGTAGATTTGAAATAGACAAATGTTTTTTAAGGGATAACCCAGAAATATTTTACCATAACATCAGAATACACATAAGCCACTGTTCAATATTCAAATAATCTTTCATCTTTAGGGAGCTAATAACTTTGCCACCAGCACGTGTTAGGCCCAACCATTTTTTTGTGGTCAGCATGCCAAACCCTTGGGGAGAGTGTGCAACTCAATCATTTTGTTTCTGGACAACACTTTGGCAATTAGTGATCGAACCATTTTTTTATGGAATGGGTCATTCCACTATATCATTTTGTTAATGTGTGCAGTTTCGGTGAACCCAAGCTGTTTGGTAGGCATGAGATAATAGGTTGACTCAGGGTAAACCATACAAAAAGTGACTTATTTTTTAGAGGTAAGGTTATGTTTTCCAAGTATGGTGCCCACACTGGTATTGGCCCATAGATTCTTGTGAAAGTCCTTTATTTTATCTTCTGAACAGAgatattatgttgttgataatatGTCCTTATGGAGATTTTCATGataattttgttatttttaattctcCCTTTACTATTCTCCAAAACACTCAGACTTTAATTCTTTCCAAAGGGTTTCAGTTGCATAAATAGTTAgtagaatattttctttaaaattaagTTTTTTCACATCCTTACATCTAGATTTTTATCCTGTAGTCTTTTTCAATATTAAGTAAATTTCCAGCTGGTTTATCTGTTGAAACACCCACATATGAGAAATTATGGAGTTGCATCCGCAGTGAGCAGGAAATATCAGGTGTGCTTTCTTTATGAAGCCTTAAAGCTACAGCTATTTCCAGGACTGGGTCCATATAGTTGATTTGTAGCATGTTTTCAGACTTGGGAAATTAAACTCTTAcctcaaatattgtattttttatatCTTCCAAGTAGCTGCCTAACCGAACAGCTACTTCACTATTTTTCGCAAGTACCCTTATGAATTTTCCTAAGTACTCATAATCCAGCAATGATCTGTAAAATGCTCTACATATTCCAAAACAGCTCACCAATTACAGAGTCACAGACTTCTAATGCTAGCTACCCTAACCTTCAAATGAGTATCACATAACAAATACAGTATGAAAATCCAAAGCAATAGAAATCATAAAATGAGACAAAATACTTGACAACGACTGGCATGAGATTTTGTTTAGAGAAACCCAAAAGGGTAAAAAACTCCAGTTGGATGAGTATATACTCTTCAAAATTCACCATAAACACTCAAGTGCAATGAATATGAATGAATGTTGATCTAAAAAGGCCTTCACAACTCTCCAACTTGTGACGAGTGACTCCATTCATATAAAAGCTGCTCTTCCCCAAAGTTTGTTCCAGCCATGGCTGAACCTGCATAATTCCTCTTTTTCCTTAAGGTAAACAAGAGTGCCCAACCCCAAAATTGATTGCCAAACTCCTAAAATAGATGCTTGAACTTCCCATGCAACAGAAATCGAGAATTCTGATCCCTAAAAGTTTAATGAACTGACAATTCTTTTCAGTTTTCTTGCAGCACCCAAACCATCTTAGTTCACCAGTTTCTTCAGTTTTGTTTGCCAAGGTGAACTGATTGTCAAAAGTTTCTGCTTTCTAAATTTGTATACAAAATCATCTTCATTCCCAAGATGCTCCTGAAACCCCTAAGTCTTCAACAACCCTGTACACACCTCCTCAATGTGCCCAACTGACAGAAATGACTACACGAAAAGAAAAATAGATGAAAATTGAACTCCTTGACTGAGTTGGATTAAAACCGACattttgattgtaattaggatccgatttttgaaaggaagcaagAGTGCAGAAATTCTACCTAATCAGGAGAGATGTATGCAGATAAATTAGATATTTggaattaaatgaaaaaatacacAATAAAAATTATACCATGACACAAGTTTACACGAGGAAAACCCTTTCGGTAGAAAAAGCTCAAACTCCAAAGTACAAACCAATTCTACCATTAGCAAAAAAGGTTGCAATACAATCACAAAGAAATGCCCTTGCAAGAGCATCACCAACAACAGATCTGAAGCATTTCTAACAACATAAAGGTACCTACAAAACTCACTACATAACCTCCTTCTCAAGCACCCAATAAATAGAAGCAATACATGAAACCATCCAATGGTAATTaggaaaccatgagctaaaactacCCAAAATGTGGTTCATTAATAGTCCAATGCCCAAATCACAAGATGAGTCCACGGACTAAAAatagcatattccttccacttgcCATAAACTCATCAtatttgttgtgacctttttcacacattgccccattacaaatggggaccccctattttttttctttttgagggTTTTTGTTAGAGTCTCGCAACCTTCCCAGCACCAATTTTGTCAGTTTTGAATGGACTGGGTTTTGAAAGTCATAAGTCAGTTTGTGCaagccatggttagaacaaagCCTAGACATTGTCAATGTGCCTATAAAGTCCGAAAgacgaagattgcaattgatttgggtcaatttaaacaactttctattttttgaatgttttgttttttcactttctcctattttttaggaagtttcgtttttggcacttTAAGCACGATCCTcgaaatggctatttttagaaagtttttcctattcattagggatgcttgctttttctatttttggaaagggaaTCTAGGGTTTGCACTGTTGGCTTTGAGTTACATTGAAAATGATCAAGAATTCCACTCAAAATTCAAGTTTTGTcctaaaaagctaagttcctagaTTTTAGAGATCCACAAGAATTTGGTGGATACATGGAgtatgaatttcaaatttcaagaagatCCGAGTTGAAATGcataagttatgaagattttgaatCTGGTTTCCATGGAGATCCTCTCTCTCCAAGTTCGCCCAACAAGGATGTTCACAAGGTCAAGGGTCACATGAAGCCCGCCTTGAAGGGGACTTGACTTGGTCAAGCAAGCAAGGAAGTCTGCCCATGATGTGGTGCATAAAGCCAATGAACTCCACCCTTGATTGAGTATAAGGTGCATGAGACTCTTGAACTCCACCTAGCAAAGAGGTTCATAGGGTCATGAGTTTGATCAAGTCCACCCTCATGATGTATGCAAAGGGAAGAGATCTCTCCAAGTCCGCTCACCAAGGTGACCAATTGTCATAAAGTCTGCTTGGAATCAATGCACAAAATGAACTAAGTACGCCCTCATGGTGCTCAAGTTTGATGAACCCCGCCAAGGAGAAGGTGCATGAGTTTGATGAAGTCTGCCATGTTAGAGAGGTTCTCAACTCCCCTCAAGTCCGCCTTGTGAAGTGCAAAGACATGTCTAAGTCCGCTTTGAAGCATGAATTGCAAAGGTATGGTCAAGTCCACCCTAAAGTGAGAGAAGAAGCAAGTTGAGAGGTGCATGAAATCAACCAAGTCCGCCCTCCATGGAGAATGTGCCTTACGAAGTCCGCCTtgaagaagattgaacatggtgcaaAAGATTGATCAAGTCCGCCTAGAGGTTAAGAACATGGCAAGTAAGAGGTGCACAAGTTTCATGAAGTCCGCTTGCCTACGGTGCACAAGTTCCATGAAGTCCGCGATAAAGTCTGCCATGTAGATGGAGAAGAAGTTCTTCCAAGTCCGCCTAGAGGTTAAGAACATGTCATTGCTTGATAAGATGGAAGACATTTCATGAAGTCCGCCCAAGctggaaaagaataaagaaaatctATGACAAAGTCCGCCTTGGCTGGGAAATAGTTTGGTTGGCAGCAAGGAAAGAAAAGTATTCTCTCAACTATGCCAAGGAAAGAAACTCATTAATCTCGCCAACATAAGGAAAGGATTCCCATGAAGTTTGCCCTGCCTTGAAAATCTGATCAGTAAGCAAGGAAAATATTTCACCAACTCCACCATGGTTAAGGAAAGAAAGTTTCAAAATTCGAGCTAGGGGAAAGAAGAAAGTTTTAGAAAgtttcaaaatttggaagaagaaagaaaaatagagtTTGATTCATGAACTCAACCTGAAAACAGAAACTTTCTCAAGGAACTAAACTCAAACTAGAAACAAAATCAGAACTTTCCCAAGCAACTGAGGTCAactgaaatcaaaatagaaactttcttaaTAGACTAAACTCAACAAAGAAACAAGAAATGTCTAGGTTCgatgaatggaagaaaaatagaaacaaatctAGTTCGAATTTGGAAGGACTAACTGGGTTTCTAATTGCAAAGATCGAGCTCTTGAAGAATGaatcattcattcatttctctCATTCAGACACTTGAAGAAAGATTATTTCAGGTTTTCTAAAGCATTTTCAGAGCCTCAAGAATAGTTCGAAAATTTTCTAAGGCATTGAGGGGAAGACAAACAAGGGTTTTCATCTATTTCTCAAGGTGACGGGTATTCTGGTTTGTTTACTTAACTTTTGATAAAGATTCAAGGCATTTTCGGTGATTTTCAATCTACTTTTCAAAGTTTTGGAGGAGATTTTCAGGGATTTGGTCTAATTTTCCAATATTTTCCAGAATTCAAATCtaatttcaacatttatttcacaGATTTTGGGACTAATTTATTCATCTTcagacaaatttcactcccaaaccTTCAAATCAGATTGAGTTTTCAAGGGTTTCTAAAATATCTAAGTGcttaaaacttgtcaaaaactctAAGTTCTGAGGAATTGGAGAATCAGAGCACACTTTGCCATCAAACCTTCAAAATTTACACTCAAAGTAAGAATCTTAACttaattttcttttggttttgcagATCATAAATGGCAGCTGAAGGCAGGATCATCACAGATTACACAAATGcagtttcaagccaaattcagaattgaagacaggTCCACAAGCAAGGTTCGTCCAAGCATaaagatggccaaaatttggctaaagtATGGGAAAAACTATTTCATAGAAAAAAATCCAATTTCCTCCATTGT encodes:
- the LOC131027382 gene encoding serine/threonine-protein kinase MPS1; its protein translation is MAGTNFGEEQLLYEWSHSSQVGELAFYRSLLDYEYLGKFIRVLAKNSEVAVRLGSYLEDIKNTIFEQILKAVNTIHEERIVHSDLKPANFLLVKGVLKLIDFGIAKAIQNDTTNIQRESQVGTLNYMSPEAFLCNDEDENGNIIKCGRPSDIWSLGCILYQMVYGRTPFADFKTFWAKYKEITNKDHKITYGPVSNPALLDIMKKCLAWNRNERLRIPQLLEHPFLQPPAPPLMLTQEERHCNAVVEIANTYGSDVEICRLCKKLQEQIRKLSMPSER